DNA from Streptococcus parasuis:
GATAAAGCGAGCGTAGATTTCTTGGAGAATTCCTTCCTTCTTTTTCGCATGAAAATGAGTCAACCCAATACTGTATTTTAGGTCACGAAAACTGGTATCTATGCCCCATCTGTAGGCATAGAGATTTTTTAATTTTTCTGGTGAATAATCCGTATTTGTCACCAAAGTTTCAAAGAAACCTGGCTTGATTTCGAGGCGCACCATCCGAAAATGAAGGTCATAAAAACTGATTGGATCACTTTTTCGACTAGAGTTTGGTAAAAAGTCAAAGGAAGCATTATGAGGTAAAAAATGATACTGATTAGGGAAGTCTCGATACAGTTCTTTCATGTCATTGGTTTGTTTGCGACAGATGTTTAGGTCAAATGCCTCATCAAAACAAGGAGTATCAGGGAGACGAAAACTCTTTTTCATCGAATTATTTCCCTCGCGAATACGAATAATATACGACCAATTTTTCTCCTGGCAATGCGCCATGACATCGTAGGATTCATACCCCCTATCCATTATCACCAGAGCTTGTTCAAAAGGGACAACTCTCCATCATGTCGATGAAAGCCGCACGCTCATCAACCTCCCGATTATCCTGAATTCGTAGGTCATGATAAATCTCTTGTTCAAGATTGTAGAGAGCATTGATATGAATGAGATTGTAAGGAGTGTGGTGTGGTCCAGTTTGGAACGAGGTTGTTTTATCAGAACGATTTCTTGGTAGAACCACATCACTACCATCAACAGCTAGGATAGGGAGATCTTTAGAAGTTGGAATTTTAGAAGTAATATTGGCAAACAGGGTTTTAAAAGCTTGATGTTTGATCCGATATCGTCGTTGGACAAAGGCAGATTGAGTGACTGGCAAATCTAAATCAAGTAGCTCTTTGGCTAAGGCATTACCACCCATGGTCAGTATAGCTTGAATCATGGTTTTCATCGTTAGCTGACTTTTCCGACTAAAATCTTTTTCAGGATGAAGTACAAACTGGTCGGCAGAGGAAACGATGTCATTGATACTTTCAAATAAATGAGATTTAATCTGGTCTAGCATGATTTTTCCCCCTTTATTTTTAGTGTAACATAAAAAACTAATCTACCACAAAATGTGATAGATTAGTTAACTTAATGACATTGAGCAAATACTAGGATTTTTCTTTGCGATAATAAATGTTCTTTGCAACAACCATACTATGTGGTTTTTCATATTCTTGATCCAGATAGGTTTGATAGGTGCCAGGGGCGATAAATCCACGAATACCAAGGATATCCGTTCCCGCTTGTCCAATGACGGAATCTGCCAAAAGGACACAATTGGTGGAAAGGAAGAAATAGGTTTTAAATTTCGATTTTTTAAATTTGAACAATTGAGCGCCAATGATTTTTTTGATACGGTAGGCGTACATTTCAGTTGGTTGACCATCTGCAGTTGTTGCTACCTTCTCTGCACTAGGATTCCAAGGAATCAATAATTTATCAATCTCAGCCAACCTTTCTTCAACCGCTTTTTCTTGTTCAGTATTCAAGGTCAATTGGTAACCAAGCATGGTCATTCCTTCTTGAGTACAAAAACGGATATAAGCATTGCGCTCTGCTTTAAACAAAACACCATCGCCAATTGCACCTCCCAAGCGCTCTGAAAGGACATCATAGGAACCGTAGCCATAAACACGACCCTTATAGCTCAAATCAATATGTCCTACTGCTCCAAATCCTTCCTCACCGACATGTACAAATACTTCTAGGGAGGGATTACCCACCCACTCTTTATGGGTGTTGTAGATAGACTGAGGAGTCTCTCCTTTGTTATCTGCCAAAAAGTCATTAACTCTTTGCAGGGTCAACCTTGGGACTAGGGCAGCGATAAATAAGGGAAGGGTCACACGAAGATGACGCTTGGGACGTTGCTGCTCTACTGCTTCTTCAAACAATAAACCATCCCGCAAATTAGTCATACCATAGAGGATCAAATAAACACCAATGACCAAGGTCTGTACAACCAATTGTGTACCAGATACAAAAAGGGAAGCTATCCCCAAGACAGATAACCAAATCCCATCCATCAAAAAACGAAGCCGTGGTTCAACCCGATCTTTTCGATACAAATAATAGGTAATAAAATTAATCACTGCTGTAAACAACTGGTATATACCAATAAATATCGCCGCAAAATACAGGGGAATCTGAACGGCCAAGTCAATGCTAGCCAGAATACCAAACAAAACAGCCTTGCCCACCAAAGCTAAAATACTTTCATTTGACTTCTTCTTTCTGAAGAAAATCATGCTCAATTCATAAAGGGCTAAGAAGAATAACCCAGCGTGAATAAAACGCAAAATCAACCCAGGAAATTGCCAACCAGCAATCAGAAAACCAATACCTATGATGACTAGAATCAGCGCCTCACCAACCAGCTTTCGACCCGTTAAACCTAAATCACTTATCTTTTTCATATGAAGATTATACCATAGTGAGGACTGTAGACAAAAAATACAACATTTAACTTCTCTAACCTACAAATGCAGAACTATTCGTCAACAAGCTACCTCACACATAAAAAACTTGTATAAAATAAAATTGTCCTTCGAATAGGTATAAGCCATAAAAATGAATCCTAATCATAATGACTAGAATTCTAGTTTTTACACAAAGAAAAGCCATGATTTCAATAGAAATCACGACTTTTTGAAACATTTATTTTTGGACTGATAGAAAATCCTTTCATGAGCCAGTCCACCTGCTCGGAAGTTAGCGCCTTAACCTCCTCTTCATTGTTTGGCCAGGTCAATTTCCCATTTTCAAAACGTTTATACAATAACCAAAATCCCTGTCCATCCCAATAAAGAGCTTTGAATCGATCTTTTCGACCTCCGCAAAAGAGATAGACCTGACCGGAGAAGGGATCCAGATTGAACTGACTTTTGACAAGGTAGGCGAGAGAATCAATCCCTTGACGCATATCTGTTTTCCCGCAAACCAAGTAGACTTGACCTAAATCACTGAGCCGGATTGTCATAGAACAGTACCTTATCCAGGATTGTTTCCAACACCTCTTGGTTGATAGAGTGAAAGAAAGTGAGTTCTACTTTTTCGTGACAAATCTTCATCAGGATCTCATTTCTGCTTTTCTTTTCAGAGCGTCGTGATTTGGGAACAGTCAATGGGACGATGGGTTGTGACATAAAAAAATCCTCCAGTTTGTTTTTTATTACAGTATACTGGAGGAGTGACTGATTGGATAGGTGCCTTGTTATGGGGCGCTTACGATACAAATGCATACCCCCCCAAGAAAACAGCGTTTTTCTTGACACATGTAACAGTTTGTCATCATATTTTTTCAGATAAAGCGTAGAATAATAAATCATCACAAAAAAGAAAAGTTCACTTTTTATTCCAGCATTATAATCTATAAAAGAACCAATAATCCAACTCACAATTTCAAGCGAAAACAAAAGAAAAATGAGGTTTCCAAGAAAGTGTTCATTCATTTTTTCTTGCAAGATTTTTATAAAAGGCAAAAAGGCTAAAAACCATAAATATGCTACTGCATATCCATGAGAAGCACCAAGCATAGGAAGGATTGATCCGACAATCATTTTTATGGATAGTAAACCATTCCATCCACTTCCTACAAGAGTTGCTAACATCATTACAATATTATAAAATAAAACCTCCATCCAAACTTTCCAGAATCTCTTGCTTTTTACATTTGCATTGGTTAAAAAATAACTGCTAATAACCATAAAGACTACATAGCACATTTTTCCTAATGGAGCAAAAATCAGAGAAAAACGTTGCACAAATATATTTTCATTTAGGTATAGATTCCCATGAATCGTAAAGTGATGAGCAACCAAGCACATCATACATAAAATTCTTAATAATTCAATATTGCTTTTTCTCTTTGTTGTGATGTTCATTTCTTCCCCCGGTAAATATGATATTAACTACTGTAGGCAGTCTTCTAATAATCAAATTCAAGCAAAACCCTATTGTAACAATCAGCACTGTTTCGAGAAGTATCATGAAAATCAAGCTACTGTATTTTCCAAAATGAACATTTTCCTTATTAAGCACAGCAAGCATTACTATAATTATTCCCTCATGTATTGAATATACTATAAACATATCATTTTTAATTATCGAATCAGCCTTCAATGTAAAATTAGGAAGAACATTCCATAATGACAATGTGCATAAATATAATAGTAGTGTTGTAATAACATTATCGCCTAAAATCGTGGAACTTAATAAACATATCATCGATATAATTCCTGGTATAACTGTACTATGCCTACCAAGCTCAATTGATTTATGCTTTGAACAATATACACCATATAAGAATGGCGGTGCCATTCTTAATGTTCTTTCAACCCACCAGTCATACGGAAAGCTGATCAATGAATAAATCACAGCATGGTGATACACTGCTGCAACAAATGTCAATATAATAATTAGCCATTCAAGTTTTGTTGATAGCCGAGGCCACAGACTCATACAAATTGAGGAAATTGCCAAAAACATATATAAAACAAAAATATACCATAACGGTCCATCAAAAGGTGTCAATGTATATCCTAAAATAATCGTTCTAATATTGGGCAATCCATTTTGGAAAATATAAAGGCCGATATAAATCGTATTCCAAGCAATATAAGGAACAATAAGTGTCATTAATCGTTTTTTTAATTTATCTCTACAAGATTTTTCAGACACATAAAACTTATATGCAGAAACAGCAAAAAAATAATTTAACGCAATTGACCCAAATGTTTCAAAAAACGGTCTTATGTACCCCCCCCTATTAAAATCTGACAATTCAATTAAATGAGGAGCCAAGTGGTAGACAACTATTAGAATAGTCATCCAAAAAGAATAAAAAATCATTTTGTCTTTATTTTTATTTTTTAACAAAAGTTTTTTCTCCCCCTACTTTCTTATCAATTTGAGTTTTATAATGCTGATTATCTCTTGTTTCTCCTGCTTGCTAAAAACGAGAATAAATTCCAATATATACCCAATCAAACCTGCTATCATTATATTGATGAAAAAGCTGATCCAATTTTGGAAATCCATAAAATTTTTCATTACAGAGAAAACAACACATACAACGACTAAAGATACCCAGGATTTAAATTCTGTTTTCCAAAACGTCCATATAGGTCGATGCAGTAATTTTGCTGCACACGCCGGAACAACAACTCCATGCGTAAACCCTAAAATTACCGTGCTCGTTCCTGCTATAGCATAAACACCTAATCCAGTATATTTCAGAAGTATTAAGGTAGTTGCAATACTGATTATACTTGAAACGAGCAGTACAACTGAATATATCCTAACTTTATCAATAGCAATAAATATAGAATGAATGCTGTACATATATGTGCTGATAATAATATCCAAAAGTACTAAGATCATAAGGATATATATTTCTACGAACTGTGTTTCTGTATAACTCGTGTCACTCAACCATAGCTTCAAAAAAACATATCCAAACACAATAATACCAGCATATGGAACGGTGAAAAACATCGTCAATATTTTCAGCTGACTATTGGCTTCATCAATAAGTTTGTTGTTGCCTTCTGACGCAAAAACTTTCGTTAGGGCTGAAGAGAAAATATTTGAAAACACTCCTAAGGCATTACTTAACGCCAAAGGGATTTGCTTAGCCAAAGAAAGACGCCCCATTATAGCACTACTAATGAACCAGTTGCTAAACAAAAGATCCAATCCGTTTAGTAACAAATTGCTTGTATTAGATATCAATACCCAAAAACCCGACTTCAACAATACTTTTAGTTTACTGAAATCAAAATAACTTTTATCTATATCAAAATCTACGAACAATTTTTTTGTAACTTTATAATTTCCCCAAAGAGTCACAAGACCTGCAATAAGCGTTGCCAAACTCAAGTAATAAACCTTTGCCGGAAAAAAAGAGAAAAGGCTAAATATTAGTATGCATTTAATTACATTCGATATTATTTGCACAATCGAATTATAGTGCATTTCTCCCGTTGTAAATGCTGCAGCCGTATACACCGTGCCTATTAGAGATGTTCCCATATTTACAAAACTTAATAAAAATGTCAGTTTAACTTGAAACACCAATGCTGCTGTGATATTCACAATATATTTCAATTTCCAAACAAATAAAATCGAAACAATCAATATTAGCCCATACAAAAAGCAATTTGCAATAAAGACAGAGCAAAAATATGATTTTGCCTTTTCTTTGTTGCCGGAATTATATTCTACCGATATATATCTACTAGCCATTGAATTAATTGCGACGGAAACAAGACTGGCATACGAAACGAAATTATTAGCTAGATTTATAAATCCGTATGCCTCTTCTCCTAATTTTCCTACGACAAAAGGGGACAGCCAAAAGCTAATAAACATCTGAACCCCTAATGTAATAAGTGCAGCAAATATATTTATTAACGTCGTTCTTTTATTATTCATCACTTATTTCCTCAATATGAGTTCCTGAGATAGTATCTATCAAATACATAAATCTTTCTTTCAATAACAGTTTTCTTTTTAAAATACCTAAAGATTTTCTTACAACATTTTGTCTCTTGGAATACTGGCCTTTAAAGGATTTAACATCAAATTTTGCCTGTTTACTTACAGCATATATTTTCTTCGGATATGAAACTTCCATGCCACAGGGATAGCAATACATTGGCTCTAATATACGAACACCCGATTTATTAACAATATATCTATTTAACTGTGATTCATCATGCCATTTTGCAATAATGTTCTTTTTTAAATCTTCCTCAATATTATGTTTGAGCGTTTTTGACATCTTAATAAAAGCATCACTCGTACCACAGAACAACGCACCAATTACATAATTTTTTCCACAATTCCACGGTATATATGCCGTAGAACTTTTTCTTCTTTCAAAAGGAAATTCTATTACACTTTTTCCATAATATCCCGGATGTGAAGTCACCGATAACACTTCATTTTTTCTTGGTAAAAATTCTTCCGGTGTGATAATCTCATTACAAATCATGTTTGCATTCGAAAACATGAGATAATCACATTTTTTCAGTTCATCTTCTATCTTCAAAAATGTTGAAAATCTAAAAAGCGTAATAAGCGGCCAAGGCATTGGCTCAATCTCAATTTTTTTTACATTTAGATTGTTCTCGACAAAGATTTCCTCGGCATCCGTAAAGACATAATATCTTTTCTCATAGCCGGGTAAAAAATTCTTTTCAAATGACTCATAGAAGTCCTTCCAAAATAAGACATATGGTCCTGTACATATATATAATATTCCAATGCTTTTTGTCATAAACATTCCTCACATTCTCTATACTTCAATTAAATGCCAGCTATCCTCATATAAGTCAAGTGGCATATCAACCGACATCCATTTGGAAGGAGCAACAACAATTTTTTTATCTGCTTTAGATAAATACTGTGCCCACCAACCAAATGTAGTATTCCCTATAATAAAATTCTTACACTCACTCATTGCTGCAAGCGACACATAGACCGGTTTGCTTTTATCCTGAACTACATAGTCATATTTTGAAGCGTCAATTAAATGCTCCAATACATAATCTACATTATCCGAGCAAATAAAGAACAGCGGATTATCAACATTTTTTATTACATATTGAATGGCTTCTTCCCAATATTTCATTGAACACACGTCGTACATAGAACTTCCAACATTATGCTCAACCTTTACGCTTATACAAACACTGTTTCGTTCACGCAATTTGTAAAGACCCGGATATTTATCATAATCAGGAAATTGTGTCCCATCAAACAAAGTCAGTAAATCTGCTTTAATTTCATTAAAATATTTTTGTGACTGGAAATATCCCTCAATATAAATTGGCTTTTTTATATTTAAATGCTGTTCCATATACCCATTTTCACAAAAGAAAAGTCCTGATTTATTAAAGAATGGATTTAATTTGCTTTCCATCTTGAACTTATCCATATAATTTTTTTTTCGTGTTAAAACTCGGTATATTTTTCTAAGAAAGTATTGTTTTGACATCACAAAACGATTTTCAAGAATGCTTTCATGTATATATTCCACATTCGGCAAATCATAATACATTAAGGAATTTTCCCAATTGCATCGGATAATATCAGAATCATCCATTATAATTGTGGGATTATTAGGCATTTCTAATTGTAGCTTTCTTGCAAATGCGTATTGAAAAAGCTGATTTCCAATTCTTCCTTGCAATGGCAAATAAATTTTATTTTTCTCCATTTTTTTCATTATATTTTTCCCATCTTTTCGATTCGAAATTATATACTTTTAATACTTTTGCAGGATTACCTGCTGCTATAGAATAACTTGGTATAGATTTTGTAACCACTGATCCTGCTCCGATTATGCATTTCTTTCCAATAGAAACACCGGACACGATACAAACCTTTTCCCCTATCCAGGAACCCTCACCAATAGACACATCCTTTGCTGTTAATTCTTGATCCATGTATGGCACTGAGCTCTCAGGATTCATTCCGTGATTTTCGTTTGTTACAATAACATTTGAGGCAAATAATACATTATCTTCTATAGTTATATTAGCTTTGGATGAAGCTAATGCTGAAAATCCAAAGCCAATATAACAATTGTTTCCAATTGTTATATTGGCTTTAATGCTATCATTGCCATAAACCGAAAGACGACTATTATTTAGTATGGTAGTACCATTCCCAATTTCAATATTTCGGCATCCTGACAACTGTAAATAAGGCCTAGCAATTATAGAATTTTCCCCAAATTTTCTAAACCTCTTTTTGGAACCATAACCGATCTCTTGCTTACAAATAATGACACATTTTATATAATGCCAAATTTTCTGCAATTTTTTATATAACATATCCAATCCCTTTATTTTGATTTTCTGTTTTCCATGATAATTTTTATTTTTGCATCGTCCCCCCAAACAGCCTTACTATCATAAGGACGATCCGGGAATTTACCATAATCAAGTTTAATATTATAATTATTTTCTCTGATAAATCTTTCTACTCGGTCAGCCAACTTCTCAGGTCTTCCATGACATATATTTATAATGCCAACAACTTCATTTTGTACAATTGCCGCCGATACTTGTTGCGAAAATTCATTATAGTCAATAAAATCCCATTGATTTTGTCCTGATGTAAATGGAAACAGTTTTTTCCCTTCTTTTTCAGCTGCCGTTATCTTTGAAAAAATTGAGCATCCATGCTCTGTATTACCGACAATATAATATCCCCTGAGCCACTGAAAAATAACCTTATGATTTTTACAGATTAACTTTGTCATGTTGCGTAACGCATCTTTTGATATACCATATAAGCTTTCGGGATTAGTAGGTGTATCTTCCTTTATACTTCCCTCAAAAAAACCTACTTCATGCATAGATCCTAACACTGCAATTTTTTTCACACCGTTTGCTGCCATTTTTTCTAAAAAATTATAATGCTTTGGCAAATCCATAACATGTGAAGTATCATTATGTACAAAACCATTTCTCCATGCCAGGTGCAACAAAATGTCCGGACTTTCAAATTCACAAAATGGATCATCTACTGAAAAAATATCACACTTAACAACCTTGGCACGTTTATCAATTTCTTCTGAATCATGATGACAAACAGCAATCACTTCATTCCCGTCATCACACAACTGTTTTACAATTCCAGTCCCCAAATAGCCATTGGCTCCTGTAACTACTATTTTCATATCTATGTCCTCCACATTCACCAGTCTCATCTATTTTGAAATTAAGTTATACAAAATTTCTTATCTTTAAACATACTTTTTCAATTCCCAAATAGTATGTATTGATATTCCCACACAATTTAACGAAATCAACAATGTTTGGAGAAGTTTTAATTCTTTTTTTTATTTTCTGAAATTTTTCATACTCTGCAATTTCACGATAATATAAATCAGAATTTAAATAATCCCGTATTTCTTGTTCTGTAACCCCTGTTTTTCTATTTTCGGATATAAATCTTCTTAAAATATACTGTTCAACCTTGTTACTATTTGAAACACTATCTGATCTGATTCTGTATTTCAAAATAAAATCATTAACATTTCCCAATTTAAAATGATTTTGCACAGATCGGCAAACAAAATCATAATCCTCACATCTGGGGACATCACGATATCCATTTAATTTAGTATATACTTCTTTTCTTACCAACCAAGTTGGGTGAGGAATACAGTTTCCCCATTTCAAAAAATGTTTAATTAAATACTGCTTGTATGGAAAATGCAATTTAGAAATATAATTTCCATTCTCATCAATTAAGCATACGCTTCCACCGACTAAATCAAGATTATTTTTATCCAAATATTCTTTTTGTAATTTCAATCTATTTACTTCACAAATATCATCCGCATCCATTCTTGCTAAATATTCTCCTTTGGATTGGCAGATGGCTTTATTTAAACTATTAACAAGACCAATATTCCTGTCATTTTTTATAACACGAATGCGGGGGTCATCAAATGAATAAATAAACGCACTTAATTCTTCATTATTTGGATTATCAATCACAATTACAAATTCAATATTGGAATATGTTTGTTTTAAAACCGATTCTATACTTTCTCTTAGTTCGGAAACGGATTCATTGTAAGTACTCATTATTACACTTATGAGATCTTCCATATGCACTTCTCCTTCTAAGTCCTTCTATTAAACATTTTTCAGAAATTATTAAGTATGGCAAGACACTATAGTCAATCAAATCATTATCTATCAGATTACTGCATGCAACTACGATTATTAAAAAAAGAACAAATGTGTTATTTTTATATTTTTTTGCTACACAATAGATAAGAATACTTAGGAATATTATCATCAATACTCCATACCTTATGATCAAGAATGCATATCCATTATCTATTACAATTTCATTCTCAAAATATGCTTTATTTGTCATTTTAGGGATTAAACTGATCCCCAAATTTTGAATCATACGCGCAATATACGTAAATCTATAAGAAAGCATATAATCGAGCATTCTAAAAAAAGCAACTTTATCCAACATTAATGGTATAAAAACGGAAAATGAAGTCAAAAGAGGAACTATAAGCTTAGCCCCAAAACCAAATATTCTATTAATTATTTTCTTAAATCTGCCAGTTTCTATTACTGAATCAATAAACCATTTTCCTAATACTAACAAGAATGTCGTAAATAATGAGTTCCTTGAACCGCAGAAGTAATAAATTACCAAATCTACAGTTAAAAGTATAAAATAGTGTTTCTTTCTGAATATACCGGTTAACAACCCATATCCAACCAAATAGCTATATATTAATGGTAATACGTTGCTATGATAAAAGCCTAAAGAATGTCGAGCTACACTGCCAACCCACCTTTTAGTGATTTCGTCATTGTAAATTCCAAAGATTGAAAATGTAAAAACACATAAAGTGAAAAATAACAATGTAAAATATGCCACTTTTAATATATCTTTGTCTTCTAATTTATTTGCAAGAAAAGCAAATAAACTGATTAGAATAAATATTAATACTCCGGATTTCATTAATACCAAGAGGTCTGCACATAATAAAATTATCACTACTCGGATCTGCTTTTTAGAATATGCTCTAAACATTATTCCAACTGTCAATATAACAAGTGCTATATACTTTGCCGGTATCGTCAACGGATACAGAACATCAGTATTTGATACATCACTATTGAATAGCGAAAAGACAAATAATACATATGAAATTGAAAAAAGGAGATTGTTTTTGTTTATTTTAGAGCTAATTTTGATTTTCATTTACACTTTCCTCTTCCAATTTTGCCCAAAATATTTTTTATGTGCAAAAGCATACATATGGAAAAATATAATCTGAATTTTAATAGTGTTAATAAATAATAGTGATCCGTTTGCAAATATCCTTTTATAGATTTTAAGTAGCTTAATGCGTTATCAACCATCTCATCCTTGCGAATATTGGTAAAATACTCTCTTTGTTGAGTATAGGACTTCCAAACCCCATATCGTGATTGCGTGATGGCACGTCCCACTGTCTGCATAACTTTTACTGCAAACAATTTTTCAAAATCACATATCTTCCATCTGTTCTTTTGGTTTCTTATTTGCTCAAGAACTGCCTTAAAGCCAATATAATAATTTTTATCAAATCTGCGGGTCATTCCGCTTCCTATGCGATAATCATAAAGTGCATCGTTCATATAAATAAACGATTCTGCTTTATTATATAGTTCAATGCTCTGTAATGAATCCTCACCATTTGAAACTTTATAAAACGATGAATAATCCTTATCAACATCAATGCAACTTCTTTTATATATTTTTGTACACAAACTTACAACACTATGGTCTTTCAAGAACGTCTCTAAAACACTTTCCTTATCTACTCTTATTTCTGGTTCTACAGAAAAAATATTTTTATAAGCAATTTTCTTAGAGTCACCCACCATATAATTGTAATTAAATAAAATAACGTCCGGCTCAGTATATTTATTTATTACATTCTTTAATTTCAGTAACATACCTGGTTCTAATAAATCATCAGAATCACAATTCACAATATATTCTCCACTGGCCTTCTTAAAACCATATCGCCTAGTCGCTAATAATCCTTGATTTTCTTTATGAAAAACTCGAATTAAATCTGGATATTTGTTTTCATAACTATCACAAATACTGCCACTGTTATCTATAGAGCCATCATCGATCAGAAGAACTTCAAGATCATTATCAATTGCTTTTGACTGTTCTATTATAGAGTTTATACACTCATCTAAATATTTTTCTACGTTGTATACAGGGACAACAATACTGAATAGCATAAAATTCACCACAATCTTTCTTAATCATATAGACCTAAATCAAAAACATATTCATCAACGTATTTTCCACCATTGAGGGCATAGCTGAATTTAGATCCTTGTGTTATGGAACTAATTAGATATTTACATCTGGAAAGCAGAATCATTTTTACTAAGTATTTCTGTCCACGAAGTTTTTTGTTGTCTTCCAAGACATTCGATCTGCTTAGAACATCTTTACCATCATAATCATAGATAAATGAATCATATGAAACGATTTTGATGTACTCTCCAAACTTATTTCTTAAATCATCATAAACATTTCCATCTTCTGTAACTAAAAAAACAGAAGCATGATATTGTTCAATAAACTTTTCAATTTGCTGTTCCACTTGCTTCACATTTGGCTGCACATATTCACCGGAAGGACGCAATTTTATATAATCCGTTCCCCTTACATAAACGCCAATACAATTATCTATATCGAGAGCCTTTGCTTCTTTTTCTACAAGAGTTAAAACCTCATCACTAAAACATAAATTCTTGTTTAAAAGCTCATAGCTCATTTTTTCAAGTTTTTTATTAAAAAAAATCTCCGATTCAAACAGTCCCAGTGGATTAACATCTTTTAACGTCCAACCGGACAGATAGACATTTTTACTATTGTAAACTTCCTCTTCTTTAATATCAGAAGGCTGTTCGAAAAAATAATTCCAAACATTATTTTTTCCATCATAATACTGCGTCTTATAATTTTTCCAATCTACAAATGGAATGTATCCATTTTTCTTTGCGTATTCTATGTATACGACCTGTTTATGAATTAATGATAGTAGCCCTTCCACTCCATCCTGATAATCCGGC
Protein-coding regions in this window:
- a CDS encoding glycosyltransferase family 2 protein; this encodes MLFSIVVPVYNVEKYLDECINSIIEQSKAIDNDLEVLLIDDGSIDNSGSICDSYENKYPDLIRVFHKENQGLLATRRYGFKKASGEYIVNCDSDDLLEPGMLLKLKNVINKYTEPDVILFNYNYMVGDSKKIAYKNIFSVEPEIRVDKESVLETFLKDHSVVSLCTKIYKRSCIDVDKDYSSFYKVSNGEDSLQSIELYNKAESFIYMNDALYDYRIGSGMTRRFDKNYYIGFKAVLEQIRNQKNRWKICDFEKLFAVKVMQTVGRAITQSRYGVWKSYTQQREYFTNIRKDEMVDNALSYLKSIKGYLQTDHYYLLTLLKFRLYFSICMLLHIKNILGKIGRGKCK
- a CDS encoding glycosyltransferase, with product MEDLISVIMSTYNESVSELRESIESVLKQTYSNIEFVIVIDNPNNEELSAFIYSFDDPRIRVIKNDRNIGLVNSLNKAICQSKGEYLARMDADDICEVNRLKLQKEYLDKNNLDLVGGSVCLIDENGNYISKLHFPYKQYLIKHFLKWGNCIPHPTWLVRKEVYTKLNGYRDVPRCEDYDFVCRSVQNHFKLGNVNDFILKYRIRSDSVSNSNKVEQYILRRFISENRKTGVTEQEIRDYLNSDLYYREIAEYEKFQKIKKRIKTSPNIVDFVKLCGNINTYYLGIEKVCLKIRNFV
- a CDS encoding NAD-dependent epimerase/dehydratase family protein, translated to MKIVVTGANGYLGTGIVKQLCDDGNEVIAVCHHDSEEIDKRAKVVKCDIFSVDDPFCEFESPDILLHLAWRNGFVHNDTSHVMDLPKHYNFLEKMAANGVKKIAVLGSMHEVGFFEGSIKEDTPTNPESLYGISKDALRNMTKLICKNHKVIFQWLRGYYIVGNTEHGCSIFSKITAAEKEGKKLFPFTSGQNQWDFIDYNEFSQQVSAAIVQNEVVGIINICHGRPEKLADRVERFIRENNYNIKLDYGKFPDRPYDSKAVWGDDAKIKIIMENRKSK